In a genomic window of Saccharomyces paradoxus chromosome X, complete sequence:
- the LSM8 gene encoding U4/U6-U5 snRNP complex subunit LSM8 (Lsm (Like Sm) protein~similar to YJR022W), whose product MSPTLKEYLNKRVVIIKVDGECLIANLNGFDKNTNLFITDVFNRINKEFICKAQLLRGSEIALVGLIDTESDDSLAPIDEEKVPMLKDTKNRIENEHVIWEKVYESKTK is encoded by the coding sequence ATGTCACCAACATTGAAGGAATACTTGAATAAAAGGGTTGTTATAATTAAAGTTGACGGCGAATGCCTCATAGCAAATCTAAACGGCTTTGACAAAAATACTAATCTATTCATAACTGACGTTTTCAACCGTATAAATAAGGAGTTCATCTGCAAGGCACAGTTACTTCGAGGCAGCGAGATTGCTCTTGTCGGCCTCATAGATACCGAAAGCGATGACAGTCTTGCTCCTATAGACGAAGAGAAAGTACCGATGCTAAAGGACACCAAGAAtagaattgaaaatgaacatGTAATATGGGAGAAAGTGTACGAATCAAAGACAAAATAA
- the TES1 gene encoding palmitoyl-CoA hydrolase (Peroxisomal acyl-CoA thioesterase~similar to YJR019C), which translates to MSASKMAMSNLEKILELVPLSPTSFVTKYLPAAPVGSKGTFGGTLVSQSLLASLHTVPLNFFPTSLHSYFIKGGDPRTKITYHVQNLRNGRNFIHKQVSAYQHDKLIFTSMILFAVQRSKEHDSLQHWETIPDLQGKQPDPRRYEEATSLFQKEVLDPQKLTRYASLSDRFQDAASMSKYVDAFQYGVMEYQFPKDMFYSARHTDELDYFVKVRPPITTVEHAGDESSLHKHHPYRIPKSITPENDARYNYVAFAYLSDSYLLLTIPYFHNLPLYCHSFSVSLDHTIYFHQLPHVNNWIYLKISNPRSHWDKHLVQGKYFDTQSGRIMASVSQEGYVVYGSERDIRAKF; encoded by the coding sequence ATGAGTGCTTCCAAGATGGCCATGTCCAACCTAGAGAAAATACTGGAACTGGTTCCTCTTTCACCTACCAGTTTTGTCACGAAGTATCTGCCTGCCGCGCCCGTAGGGTCTAAGGGCACTTTTGGTGGAACGCTGGTATCACAATCGCTGCTGGCGTCGCTGCACACCGTGCCATTGAACTTCTTCCCCACATCGCTACATTCGTACTTCATCAAGGGTGGTGATCCGCGAACAAAGATCACGTACCATGTGCAGAACTTGAGAAACGGTAGAAATTTCATCCATAAGCAAGTTAGTGCTTATCAACACGACAAGTTGATCTTTACCTCGATGATCTTGTTTGCCGTGCAACGGTCCAAGGAGCACGACTCCTTACAGCATTGGGAGACCATTCCGGACCTGCAGGGCAAGCAGCCGGACCCCCGTCGTTATGAAGAGGCCACTTCGCTCTTCCAAAAAGAAGTCTTGGACCCACAGAAATTGACCAGGTATGCCTCCTTGTCCGACAGGTTCCAAGACGCAGCCTCCATGAGCAAGTATGTGGACGCGTTTCAGTACGGTGTTATGGAGTACCAATTCCCCAAGGACATGTTCTACTCGGCAAGACACACGGATGAACTGGATTATTTCGTCAAAGTGAGACCCCCCATCACTACCGTGGAACATGCAGGCGATGAGTCCTCTTTGCACAAACACCATCCATACAGAATCCCGAAGAGTATTACTCCTGAGAACGATGCTCGCTACAATTACGTGGCCTTCGCGTACCTTTCGGATTCGTACCTCCTGCTCACAATTCCGTACTTCCACAACCTGCCTTTGTACTGCCACAGTTTCAGTGTCTCGCTCGACCACACAATATACTTTCATCAGTTACCGCATGTGAACAATTGGATCTATCTTAAGATTTCGAATCCTAGGTCACACTGGGACAAGCACCTCGTGCAGGGCAAGTATTTTGACACGCAGTCGGGACGCATCATGGCAAGTGTCTCTCAAGAGGGCTATGTTGTCTACGGATCAGAACGAGACATCCGAGCCAAGTTCTGA
- the REC107 gene encoding Rec107p (Protein involved in early stages of meiotic recombination~similar to YJR021C) → MVSRGRTDEVSTDVSETNSERSLMITETSSPFRSIFSRTGKVTNTGTLEESDKQILEWAGKLELESMELRENSDKLIKVLNENSKTLCKSLNKFNQLLEQDAARNGSLGNVKTLIKDLTSQIESQLDKVLTSTLSKSEEKTKPDSSYRHVLVEEISRYNSKITRHVTNKQHETEKSMRCTQEMLFNVGSQLEDVQNVLMSLSKDMHVLQTRQSALEMAFREKADHAYDRPDASLNGTTLLHDTDDAHNKQRKKSVPPPRMMVTRSMKRRRSSSPTLSTSQNHNSDDDDNASHRLKRAARTIIPWEELRPDTLESEL, encoded by the exons ATGGTCAGTAGAGGTAGAACAGACGAAGTGTCTACAGATGTCTCAGAGACTAATTCTGAGCGCTCTTTGATGATTACGGAAACATCATCACCGTTCAGATCTATATTCTCTCGCACTGGGAAGGTAACGAATACAGGTACCCTAGAGGAATCAGACAAGCAAATATTGGAATGGGCAGGTAAATTGGAACTGGAGAGTATGGAACTGAGGGAAAACTCTGATAAGCTAATTAAAgttttaaatgaaaattccAAGACATTATGTAAATCGCTAAACAAGTTTAACCAGTTGTTGGAACAAGATGCTGCTAGAAACGGTTC TTTAGGAAACGTGAAAACCTTAATAAAGGACTTGACTTCCCAAATCGAAAGCCAGTTGGACAAAGTGTTGACATCGACGTTATCCAAAAGCGAGGAGAAAACAAAGCCTGATTCCAGCTACAGACACGTATTAGTCGAAGAAATAAGCAGATATAATTCCAAGATAACGCGACATGTCACTAACAAGCAGCATGAGACAGAAAAGTCGATGAGGTGCACTCAGGAGATGCTCTTCAACGTCGGCAGCCAACTGGAGGACGTACAGAATGTGCTCATGTCTCTATCCAAAGACATGCACGTGTTACAAACCCGCCAGAGTGCCCTGGAGATGGCATTTCGAGAAAAGGCAGATCATGCCTACGATCGGCCGGATGCTTCTTTGAATGGCACCACTCTCCTGCACGATACAGACGACGCCCATAATAAGCAACGTAAGAAGTCCGTGCCGCCGCCAAGAATGATGGTCACAAGGTCCATGAAACGGAGAAGGTCCAGCTCCCCAACCTTATCCACCAGCCAAAACCACAATAGcgacgatgatgataatgCCAGCCATCGGCTGAAGCGTGCGGCCAGAACCATTATTCCCTGGGAGGAACTAAGACCCGACACTCTGGAATCTGAGCTGTAA